From the Paenibacillus sp. R14(2021) genome, the window GGGAAGCGGACCCGACGCGCGTCGTCCATTACGAGGGCGTCACGATGTGGCGGGCGTCCGATGCCGCGACGGATATCGAGAGCCAGATGTATTCCTCGCCGCAGAAGGTAGAGGAATACGGCTTAAATCCGAACAGCAAGAAGCCGTTCATCCTGTGCGAGTACAGCCACGCGATGGGCAATTCCTGCGGCGGCCTGCATCTATATACGGAGCTGTTCGACAAGCTGCCGCTGATACAGGGCGGATTCATCTGGGATTGGGTGGATCAGGCGATTTGGACGACGAACGAGGAAGGCCTCGCATATATGGCGTACGGCGGCGATTTTGGCGAGAATCCGCATGATGGCAACTTCTGCGGCAACGGGTTGATTTTTGCGGACCGGACGGTTTCTCCGAAGCTGTACGAAGTGAAGCAGTGCTACCAGAACGTGACGATCTCCGCCGCGGATGCGGCGTCCGGACGAATCAGCGTGCTTAACAAGTTCCTCTTTACGAATCTGGATGCGTACGCGCTGACATGGTCGCTTGCACTGGACGGCACGGTGACGGCGCAAGGAAGTCTGAGCGTATCGGCAGCTCCAGGAGAGACGGCGGAAGTCACGCTGCCGCTGCCGGATAGAACGATCGGGGGCGAAGCCGTGCTGACCGTCAGCCTGCTGACGAAGGAAGCGTCGCTGTGGTCGGATGCCGGACATGAAGTCGCGTTTCAGCAGTTCGTTCTGCCGGAGCCGAAGACGGGCGGTGCAGCGGTCGGACGTGCCGAGCATGCTGCCGGCGTCATCGAAGCCGTGGAAGCCGGCGGCCGGTTGGTCGTAAGCGGCGAGAGCTTCTCCGCAGCGATTGATCTTAATGCCGGCAGCCTGGTTTCGTACGCAGTAGGCGGCAAGGAGCTGCTCAAAGGCGCATTGGCGCCGAATTTCTGGCGTCCTTATACGGATAACGACCGGGGCAGCAAGCATCATGAACGCTGTGCAACCTGGCGTGCCGCAGGCGAAGAACGGGCACTGCGCAAGCTGAACTGGGAGACGCTCGCCGGCCGCGTCATCATCGAAGCCGAGTATGCGCTGCCGACGACGACGGAGTCCCGCTGTACCGTCATTTACCGCATCCTTGCCAGCGGAACGATCGAGATCACCCTGCAGCTGACGCCGGGCGAGGATCTGCCGGAGATTCCGGAAATCGGCATGATGCTGACGATGGACGGCGCCTTCGGCGAGCTGGAATGGTACGGCAAAGGCCCGCATGAGTCGTACTGGGACCGTCAGCACGGCGCGAAGCTCGGCCGCTACAGCGGCAAGGTCGCGGACCAGCTGGCGCCTTACCTGAAGCCCCAGGAGAGCGGCAACAAAGTGGGCGTTCGCCATGCATCCGTAAGCAACGGCCAAGGCGCATCGCTGTACATCGCGGCGGACGCTCCGATTGAACTCAGCGTCCTTCCTTACACGCCGTCTGAGCTGGAGGCAAGCGACCACGCTTATAAGCTTCCTGTAAGCGACAAGACCGTCGTTCGCATCAACCACAAGCAAATGGGCGTTGGCGGCGACGACAGCTGGGGCGCGCGGACACATCCGGAGTACGTGCTTCACGCGAACAGAAGCTATGCGTTCAGCTTTACGCTGAAGGGCCAATAAGACAAATAAGCGCCCCGGGTACCGGGTGCATGCCAAGCATGCACCGGCGTCCGGGGCGCTTCTATACCACTCATGAGGGAAGCTGAACGGTCTTAATTATCGATGACGACTTTCTGGCCCTCTTCGAGCCCTTTCAACACTTCGACCTGGCTGCCTGTGCGCAGTCCGGTATCCACATCCACCTGCTTGACCCGATTATTCTCGATGATTTCGACATAATTGCGGCCGAACATCGACTTCAGCCCTTCGCGGGGCACGATGAGCACATTGTCGCGCTTCTCGATGAACAGCTTAATATCCGCATAGGCACCGATCTTCAGGCCTGGATTCGGCTCGTCCAAGGCAATGACGAGCGACTTGGCATTGCGGCTGGTTACTTTGGGATCCTCGCTCTTTGGAGCGGTAGACGGCGTCTGGATGACGGTGCCATGAAGCGCCTGTTTATCCAAGGTGACGTCGACCTCGGTCCCCTTCTTGACGGCTGCGATTTTGGTTGCATCCGTGGCGTCGTAGACGAGATTGATTCTGTTCGGGTTAGAGATAACGGCCATCGACTGGTTCGCTTCCACGGCTTCACCCGGCTTCAAATCATTCACATACGTAACAACGCCGTCGGCCGGGGCGAACAGGAGCGCCTTGCTGTATGCCTTCTTCAAGGCGTCCAGCTGCAGCTGCTCGGCCTCCAAATCGATCTGTGCGAGGCGAACAGTGTCCTTGTCGCTGTTCTGCTTTACCGCATCCTGATAGCGGATTTTGCGCTGCTCCACCGTAAGCTCCTGCAGCTTCAATCGAATCGGGAGATCGCCGCTGTCGAGCTCCGCGATCGGGGCGCCTTTCTTGACGGGATCGCCTTCGTTCACGAACATTTTCTTCAATATGCCGCCGGATTCCGGGAACGCGACGGACTGATTCCTATCCGACACCGCAGTGGCAATGGACGATAGAAACAGCTCCATGTTGCCGCGCGTGACGGGTGAGGTCTCGTGAACGACTTCTTTCATGTTAAGCA encodes:
- a CDS encoding glycoside hydrolase family 2 TIM barrel-domain containing protein, translated to MKQKLTYTPPANGYPEWNNNPEIFELNRMKAHATLMPFDTVEEALRGDRSASRSCLSLNGMWKFAFAENPSSRIANFYEEGFDHTDWNEIKVPAHWQLQGYDYPQYTNIRYPWEATEELAPPFAPTKYNPVGSYVRSFTVPEHWSGQPVFISFQGVESAFYVWLNGELVGYSEDTFTPAEFDLTPYLRPGDNKLAVEVYRWCDASWLEDQDFWRMSGIFRDVYLYTTPKAHVYDFFATTELDEAYLDAELKLRATLTNYYEQELGEVSLEAQLYDAAGQPVLAKPLKIGAALRQGSAELEVEASMPVANPLKWSTEQPNLYTLVISLKDGGTLLETVSTRIGFRKFEIKDKLMLINGKRIVFKGVNRHEFSCHTGRALGYDDMLTDVKLMKTHNINAVRTSHYPNHPFWYELCNEYGLYVIDETNLETHGSWDYGQPELLPKNVPASNPAWTANVLDRANSMLQRDKNHPSIVIWSLGNESFGGDNFIQMHDFLREADPTRVVHYEGVTMWRASDAATDIESQMYSSPQKVEEYGLNPNSKKPFILCEYSHAMGNSCGGLHLYTELFDKLPLIQGGFIWDWVDQAIWTTNEEGLAYMAYGGDFGENPHDGNFCGNGLIFADRTVSPKLYEVKQCYQNVTISAADAASGRISVLNKFLFTNLDAYALTWSLALDGTVTAQGSLSVSAAPGETAEVTLPLPDRTIGGEAVLTVSLLTKEASLWSDAGHEVAFQQFVLPEPKTGGAAVGRAEHAAGVIEAVEAGGRLVVSGESFSAAIDLNAGSLVSYAVGGKELLKGALAPNFWRPYTDNDRGSKHHERCATWRAAGEERALRKLNWETLAGRVIIEAEYALPTTTESRCTVIYRILASGTIEITLQLTPGEDLPEIPEIGMMLTMDGAFGELEWYGKGPHESYWDRQHGAKLGRYSGKVADQLAPYLKPQESGNKVGVRHASVSNGQGASLYIAADAPIELSVLPYTPSELEASDHAYKLPVSDKTVVRINHKQMGVGGDDSWGARTHPEYVLHANRSYAFSFTLKGQ
- a CDS encoding efflux RND transporter periplasmic adaptor subunit; protein product: MHIFSKRKHRHALIRRAGAACLALSLLSACSMLPAEEESLDPPVLNMKEVVHETSPVTRGNMELFLSSIATAVSDRNQSVAFPESGGILKKMFVNEGDPVKKGAPIAELDSGDLPIRLKLQELTVEQRKIRYQDAVKQNSDKDTVRLAQIDLEAEQLQLDALKKAYSKALLFAPADGVVTYVNDLKPGEAVEANQSMAVISNPNRINLVYDATDATKIAAVKKGTEVDVTLDKQALHGTVIQTPSTAPKSEDPKVTSRNAKSLVIALDEPNPGLKIGAYADIKLFIEKRDNVLIVPREGLKSMFGRNYVEIIENNRVKQVDVDTGLRTGSQVEVLKGLEEGQKVVIDN